A region from the Candidatus Neomarinimicrobiota bacterium genome encodes:
- a CDS encoding VWA domain-containing protein has product MVDFRYPLAFVFYFLLGAVLLYRWLTRGQRLREMERWGDEKVRNRLFSRINPAADRWKQRLRWWAIIILIFALSGPQIGTKLVEVKRQGVDIIVALDISSSMTAEDVKPNRLEKAKFEISRLIGRLKGDRIGIIVFAGTSHLYLPLTGDYAAAELFVDAVDSDLIQTQGTALADALEMASSSFPEESEKYRVLVVVTDGEDHEGRAVKMAKEAVQRGVIIHTVGVGTVTGSLIPVFSQTGDRIDYKKDRKGKLVTSILNEPMLNELAMLGGGVFVRFDNRGGSMEDVLEMIHAMEKRTLKTHEYSQFEDRYQIFLACALVLFTGILFIPSRKKGSPEWRGRFV; this is encoded by the coding sequence GTGGTAGACTTCAGATATCCTCTTGCCTTTGTCTTCTATTTTCTTCTGGGCGCTGTTTTGCTTTACAGGTGGTTAACACGTGGTCAGCGCCTGCGGGAGATGGAACGGTGGGGAGATGAGAAGGTGAGAAATCGCCTCTTCTCCAGGATTAATCCCGCTGCCGATCGGTGGAAGCAGAGATTGCGCTGGTGGGCAATTATCATCCTGATATTTGCGCTCAGTGGACCCCAGATCGGTACAAAGCTAGTAGAGGTCAAGCGGCAAGGAGTTGACATCATTGTCGCCCTCGACATCTCTTCAAGCATGACAGCCGAAGACGTGAAGCCCAATCGTCTGGAGAAGGCGAAGTTCGAAATCTCAAGGCTCATTGGGCGCCTGAAGGGAGATCGAATCGGGATTATTGTGTTTGCGGGGACGAGTCATCTTTATCTTCCGCTTACAGGGGATTACGCCGCCGCCGAACTGTTTGTGGACGCCGTTGACAGTGACCTCATTCAGACGCAGGGGACAGCACTTGCGGATGCTCTGGAGATGGCATCATCGTCGTTTCCTGAAGAGAGTGAGAAGTACAGGGTTCTGGTTGTGGTGACAGATGGTGAAGACCATGAAGGACGGGCAGTGAAGATGGCAAAAGAGGCGGTGCAAAGAGGTGTTATTATCCACACTGTCGGCGTGGGGACAGTTACAGGTTCCCTGATTCCGGTTTTCAGTCAGACGGGAGATAGAATCGACTACAAGAAGGATCGTAAAGGTAAACTCGTGACCTCAATACTCAACGAGCCGATGCTTAACGAACTTGCCATGCTCGGAGGGGGTGTTTTCGTTCGCTTCGATAATCGTGGCGGATCGATGGAAGACGTCCTCGAAATGATCCACGCCATGGAAAAGAGGACGTTGAAGACTCACGAATATTCTCAGTTTGAGGACAGGTATCAGATTTTTCTTGCCTGTGCACTTGTGCTGTTTACCGGTATACTGTTTATCCCCAGTCGAAAAAAGGGATCGCCTGAATGGAGGGGTCGCTTTGTGTAG
- a CDS encoding VWA domain-containing protein translates to MLEFAHPWILLLLVVVPLTVWWYARWGRRAEGTVQFSSIRPLLQVPRLSGEWKVRLLMVLQLTIIALLITAMARPRAVLDLSETSVNVVDMVLVVDISSSMRAEDFKPNRLEAAKQTAKKFIEDRKGDRIGLLVFAGESYIQCPLTIDYDVLQGLLSQVTIIDEAHDGTAIGMAIAHSINRLRSSDAASKVMILLSDGSNNAGELDPITAAGFAAEYDIRIYAIGVGSRGKAPYPVADPVYGKRYMQVDVDMDEETLRKIASATGGEYFRATDEERLTAIYEEINLLERSEITVKEFFEYRELFVWFLLPAVIFMLTDRVLADIVFKRKN, encoded by the coding sequence GTGCTCGAATTTGCTCATCCCTGGATCCTCCTCCTTCTGGTGGTTGTCCCCCTCACTGTCTGGTGGTACGCGCGCTGGGGCCGTCGCGCCGAAGGGACGGTCCAGTTCTCTTCCATAAGACCGCTGCTTCAAGTGCCCCGCTTGTCGGGCGAGTGGAAGGTCAGACTTTTGATGGTATTGCAGCTCACCATCATTGCCTTGCTGATTACGGCTATGGCGAGACCGCGCGCCGTACTGGATCTTTCGGAGACATCGGTGAATGTGGTGGACATGGTGCTCGTTGTGGATATCAGCAGCAGTATGCGTGCCGAAGACTTTAAGCCCAATCGGCTGGAGGCGGCCAAGCAGACCGCGAAAAAATTTATCGAGGATCGAAAAGGGGACCGCATCGGTCTGCTCGTCTTTGCCGGCGAAAGCTATATCCAGTGTCCGCTCACCATAGACTACGATGTCCTCCAAGGATTGCTGTCTCAGGTTACTATTATCGATGAGGCTCATGATGGAACGGCTATCGGTATGGCTATCGCGCACAGCATCAACCGGCTCAGGAGCAGCGATGCCGCGAGCAAGGTTATGATCCTTCTTTCTGACGGTAGCAACAATGCAGGAGAGCTCGATCCCATCACGGCAGCCGGGTTTGCCGCTGAGTATGATATCCGGATCTATGCCATCGGCGTCGGGAGTAGAGGTAAGGCGCCATATCCAGTAGCTGATCCTGTCTACGGCAAGCGCTATATGCAGGTGGATGTCGACATGGATGAGGAGACGCTGCGAAAGATCGCTTCGGCCACGGGAGGTGAGTACTTTCGTGCCACCGATGAAGAGCGACTTACGGCAATATACGAAGAGATCAATCTGCTGGAACGGTCTGAGATCACAGTGAAGGAGTTTTTCGAATACCGCGAACTTTTTGTCTGGTTTCTGTTACCTGCTGTTATATTCATGCTCACTGATCGCGTGCTGGCGGACATTGTTTTCAAGAGGAAAAACTAG
- the gatA gene encoding Asp-tRNA(Asn)/Glu-tRNA(Gln) amidotransferase subunit GatA yields the protein MNNPAVSSLDPAKKSKGFIEGSEKYSQNNAIVLSPQEGLYRESTLQSGILGGRAVAVKDNIAVKGWRITCASGILHKYESPYHATAVEKILAHGGVIVGKTNHDEFAMGSSTEHSRFGPARHPTDKERVPGGSSGGSALSVALGLTDLALGSDTGGSVRQPAAFCGVYGLKPTYGRVSRYGLVAFASSFDQIGPFGKTTGDIALLLETVAGVDEKDATSSAEPVPPYSQLLEGDLPQRIGVPWNFLAEGVDEEILERLKSLLSSLERAGCKIETVILPHCKFAIATYYVLTMAEASSNLARFDGVRFGLSERDETLEEMYCNTRSAGFGDEVKRRIMLGTYILSSGYYDAYYCKAQKVRRLIRDDFVDAFSQVDVIILPTTPTPPFKLGENLDNPLEMYLADIFTTPMSLAGVPAISIPCAEHSAGLPIGLQLVGDFFCEETILRLSHYIEQNSII from the coding sequence GTGAATAACCCCGCTGTCTCATCTCTCGATCCAGCCAAAAAATCGAAGGGCTTTATTGAGGGATCTGAGAAGTACTCGCAAAATAACGCTATTGTTCTGAGCCCTCAGGAAGGGCTCTACCGGGAATCAACGCTTCAGAGCGGAATTCTGGGCGGTAGAGCCGTCGCAGTGAAGGATAACATAGCGGTGAAAGGGTGGCGAATCACCTGCGCTTCCGGCATTCTACATAAGTACGAATCGCCCTACCACGCTACCGCGGTGGAAAAGATTTTAGCGCATGGAGGTGTCATTGTAGGTAAGACGAACCATGACGAATTCGCTATGGGTTCCTCCACTGAGCACTCCCGTTTCGGGCCGGCAAGGCATCCCACGGACAAGGAGAGGGTTCCTGGCGGTTCAAGCGGCGGATCCGCCCTTTCTGTGGCATTGGGGCTCACCGATCTGGCTCTCGGTTCGGATACCGGCGGCTCGGTGCGTCAACCGGCGGCATTCTGCGGCGTGTATGGACTTAAACCGACCTACGGTCGTGTATCGAGGTACGGACTGGTGGCATTTGCCTCATCGTTCGATCAGATCGGTCCCTTTGGCAAAACTACCGGTGATATCGCACTTCTTCTGGAAACTGTTGCCGGTGTCGATGAGAAAGATGCAACATCCTCAGCCGAGCCCGTACCGCCCTATTCACAGCTGCTTGAAGGTGATCTGCCGCAAAGGATAGGGGTGCCGTGGAATTTTCTTGCAGAAGGGGTGGATGAAGAAATTCTGGAGAGACTCAAAAGTCTCCTTTCATCGCTTGAGAGAGCGGGTTGTAAAATCGAAACTGTCATCTTACCCCATTGCAAGTTCGCTATTGCGACCTACTACGTTTTAACGATGGCAGAAGCTTCATCGAATCTGGCGCGCTTTGATGGTGTACGGTTCGGCCTGAGTGAAAGAGATGAGACGCTGGAAGAGATGTATTGCAACACACGTTCTGCTGGATTCGGCGATGAGGTGAAACGCCGCATCATGCTCGGTACTTATATTCTTTCATCAGGTTATTATGATGCCTATTACTGCAAGGCTCAGAAAGTCCGCCGGCTCATTAGAGATGATTTTGTTGACGCTTTTTCTCAAGTTGATGTTATTATACTTCCCACAACACCTACACCCCCTTTCAAACTTGGAGAAAATCTCGACAATCCACTTGAGATGTATCTTGCCGATATATTTACGACACCTATGAGTCTGGCTGGAGTTCCCGCCATCAGCATTCCTTGTGCTGAACACAGCGCGGGATTGCCAATCGGTCTGCAGCTCGTAGGTGATTTCTTCTGCGAGGAAACTATCCTCCGCCTCAGTCATTATATTGAGCAGAACTCAATAATCTGA
- a CDS encoding twin-arginine translocase TatA/TatE family subunit, producing the protein MIHMMNIPLLIGGLGGWEVFLILLVVLLLFGAKRLPELARGLGKGIREFKGAVEGIEKELDDTVDSIEKTTEKPESPGE; encoded by the coding sequence ATGATACATATGATGAATATTCCTCTTCTCATCGGTGGTCTCGGCGGCTGGGAAGTCTTCCTGATCCTGCTTGTCGTATTGTTGCTGTTTGGTGCGAAACGTCTTCCCGAACTTGCGCGGGGACTCGGAAAGGGAATCCGAGAGTTTAAGGGTGCCGTCGAGGGCATCGAAAAAGAACTGGACGATACCGTGGATTCCATAGAGAAAACAACGGAGAAACCGGAATCTCCGGGTGAATAA
- a CDS encoding DUF4321 domain-containing protein, which produces MANRRQVKVIVLILFAGAMIGTYIGELLGFVLPEGVVRQFFLQSVEFSLGGLFGGGDDALSLNLGVLTLILGLKIKLNFAGIFGLGMAYYFLRYFR; this is translated from the coding sequence ATGGCTAATAGACGTCAAGTAAAGGTGATTGTTCTCATCCTTTTCGCCGGGGCTATGATTGGAACGTATATCGGCGAATTATTAGGGTTTGTTTTGCCGGAGGGGGTAGTGAGGCAGTTCTTCCTTCAAAGTGTGGAGTTTTCTCTCGGCGGCCTTTTTGGGGGCGGCGATGACGCATTGAGTCTAAATCTTGGCGTGCTGACGCTTATCCTGGGACTCAAGATCAAGCTCAATTTTGCCGGTATTTTTGGTCTGGGCATGGCATACTATTTCTTGCGCTATTTCAGATAG
- the pssA gene encoding CDP-diacylglycerol--serine O-phosphatidyltransferase has product MMKQIHVNKSAIPGVFTFFNLLFGFLAILQSALGAFGKAAWLILAAALFDGLDGATARLLKVPSNFGKQFDSAADLVSFCTAPAVLLYFAYIEGMHPFLGAMISFTPLFAGAFRLARFTIQSEDAPKHFFTGLASTAQALTFASFVLFNQGIYGSPGDPRIALLLALVLSYLMVSHIPYAKIPYIGINWRGRIKVVALMLCVGALTFWKSLILFPLAALYVAAGIVRAFLPHDEAQIKTKVVSKRGFFKSK; this is encoded by the coding sequence ATGATGAAACAGATTCATGTGAATAAATCGGCTATACCGGGAGTGTTCACTTTCTTTAATCTTCTCTTCGGCTTTCTGGCGATTCTACAGTCAGCCTTGGGAGCTTTCGGAAAGGCCGCATGGTTAATCCTGGCGGCTGCTCTTTTTGACGGTCTCGATGGTGCTACAGCTCGACTGCTGAAAGTTCCTTCCAACTTTGGTAAACAGTTTGATTCTGCTGCCGACCTTGTTTCTTTTTGCACCGCACCGGCTGTGCTGCTATATTTTGCTTACATTGAAGGAATGCACCCCTTTCTGGGAGCGATGATTAGTTTTACCCCGCTTTTTGCCGGTGCCTTCCGACTGGCTCGCTTCACCATTCAGAGCGAGGATGCACCGAAGCATTTCTTTACAGGATTGGCCAGCACAGCTCAAGCATTGACTTTTGCTTCATTTGTGCTTTTCAATCAGGGTATTTACGGTTCGCCCGGTGACCCTCGAATTGCGCTGTTGCTGGCGCTTGTTCTATCTTATCTGATGGTCAGTCATATTCCCTATGCGAAGATACCCTATATAGGCATTAATTGGCGCGGGCGCATTAAAGTTGTGGCACTCATGCTGTGCGTGGGCGCTCTTACCTTTTGGAAAAGCCTTATCCTTTTTCCCCTGGCGGCACTCTACGTCGCTGCTGGTATAGTCAGGGCATTTCTTCCCCACGACGAGGCTCAGATAAAAACTAAAGTGGTCTCAAAACGCGGATTCTTCAAAAGCAAATAA
- a CDS encoding phosphatidylserine decarboxylase family protein — protein sequence MLAPEGKSIIAGVVLVTVVFALGGWTGEIPVLKVLAIICLPLLVLCLIFFRDPDRITPPGENLILSPADGKVVFVGSERGSEGEAMQVSIFLSIFDVHANRVPVSGLVKKVLYSKGRFLAAFKDEASRANEHTEIHIVTGESLIRVKQIAGVVARRIICYLKEGDEVSRGDRLGYIRFGSRTDIIVPADAKIHVNVGQKVVGGQSVIGELL from the coding sequence ATGTTAGCGCCTGAGGGGAAAAGTATAATTGCGGGAGTAGTTCTGGTCACGGTAGTTTTCGCGCTTGGCGGCTGGACTGGAGAGATTCCGGTGTTAAAAGTACTCGCCATAATTTGTCTGCCGTTACTTGTTCTCTGCCTGATTTTTTTCCGCGATCCTGACAGGATTACACCGCCCGGAGAAAACCTCATCCTGTCTCCTGCTGATGGGAAAGTTGTCTTTGTGGGCAGCGAAAGAGGCTCAGAGGGAGAGGCTATGCAGGTATCGATATTTCTTTCGATTTTCGATGTTCATGCTAATCGCGTTCCTGTCTCCGGGCTTGTGAAAAAAGTATTATATTCAAAAGGTAGATTCCTGGCTGCATTTAAAGACGAAGCTTCCAGGGCGAATGAACATACGGAGATTCATATTGTGACCGGTGAAAGCCTCATCAGGGTAAAACAGATCGCAGGGGTTGTAGCCCGAAGAATCATCTGTTATCTCAAGGAAGGAGATGAGGTCTCTCGCGGCGATCGTCTCGGTTACATCCGGTTTGGATCGCGTACAGATATTATTGTTCCGGCTGATGCAAAGATTCATGTAAACGTGGGACAGAAGGTGGTCGGCGGTCAGTCGGTGATTGGAGAACTTTTATGA
- a CDS encoding trypsin-like peptidase domain-containing protein has translation MFYSITLILLLTAPSTFCGELADVSASRQNAITEAIKSVGPAVASINVVQIKEYIPSPFFNDPFFQFLFPENPYRQTIKSLGSGVLISPDGYIITNQHVVENADEVIVTLPGGKEYDAEVIGEDRVTDLAVLRIEGKHLPYSKLGDSDDIIIGEWVIALGNPFGLFDVNKQPTATVGIISAVDLDFGKELSGRVYQGMIQTDASINQGNSGGPLSNAEGEVIGINTFIFTGGGYSEGSIGISFAIPINRAKGIAEELKKYGRIDRSVSIGFRFQRVDRALARYLNLPLIGGIIITEILRGGTADKAGLQVGDVIYEMNNASVNSGGDILKLIEEDYLRADDRVSIKFYRDGKMSTTKLRLTKSG, from the coding sequence ATGTTTTATTCGATTACACTGATCCTGCTTTTGACAGCACCGTCAACGTTTTGTGGTGAATTGGCGGATGTCAGTGCCTCGAGGCAGAACGCCATCACGGAAGCGATCAAGTCAGTGGGGCCGGCTGTTGCCAGCATAAACGTTGTTCAGATCAAGGAGTATATCCCATCGCCCTTTTTTAATGATCCATTTTTCCAGTTCCTGTTTCCCGAAAATCCTTATCGCCAAACCATCAAGAGTCTTGGGTCCGGGGTACTCATCAGCCCCGACGGCTATATCATCACAAACCAGCACGTTGTCGAGAACGCAGATGAAGTAATTGTTACCCTGCCGGGTGGGAAGGAATACGATGCGGAAGTCATAGGAGAAGACAGAGTTACCGATCTTGCCGTTCTGAGAATTGAGGGTAAACACCTTCCATATTCAAAACTTGGAGATTCCGACGATATCATCATAGGGGAATGGGTAATTGCCTTAGGCAATCCTTTCGGACTTTTTGATGTGAATAAACAACCGACGGCGACTGTTGGCATTATCAGTGCTGTCGATCTCGATTTCGGCAAGGAACTTTCCGGCAGAGTGTATCAAGGGATGATTCAGACAGATGCTTCCATTAATCAGGGTAACAGCGGTGGACCGCTCAGCAATGCTGAAGGTGAAGTAATAGGGATCAACACTTTCATATTTACCGGTGGAGGATATTCGGAAGGTTCCATCGGCATCAGCTTTGCTATACCCATCAACCGAGCCAAAGGAATCGCCGAGGAGTTGAAAAAGTATGGTCGAATAGACCGGAGTGTCAGCATCGGATTTCGATTTCAGCGAGTGGACAGAGCCCTCGCCAGATACCTGAATCTGCCGCTAATCGGTGGCATCATAATTACGGAAATCCTCAGAGGCGGTACGGCTGATAAGGCCGGCCTTCAAGTGGGAGATGTAATCTACGAGATGAATAATGCTTCGGTTAATTCAGGGGGTGATATTTTGAAACTTATTGAGGAAGACTATCTCCGTGCGGATGACAGGGTCAGCATCAAGTTCTACCGCGACGGAAAGATGTCGACTACTAAATTACGGCTGACGAAGAGTGGATGA
- the truA gene encoding tRNA pseudouridine(38-40) synthase TruA has product MPNYKIVIEYDGTDFSGWQMQRTKRTVQGDIEGVLKKLTAGERVVLNGAGRTDAGVHARGQVANFRLEKVWNSQELKNALNGNLSDDLRILDCTAVPDSFHARFSAARRLYRYYCRLGESALDRRICWCVPKSVVVHKLRQCARLLNGEIDFTSFTKFSSQRDNRCCTVYQSGWNKRGDFVIFTMEANRFLRHLIRYLVGTMVEVAKGGLTVDDFGKTLEVKDPQAKVWKAPAAGLFLDRVSY; this is encoded by the coding sequence TTGCCTAATTACAAGATTGTCATTGAGTATGACGGTACCGACTTTTCTGGTTGGCAAATGCAGCGTACCAAGCGTACAGTGCAGGGTGACATAGAAGGGGTACTGAAGAAGCTAACCGCTGGAGAACGGGTGGTGCTGAACGGGGCGGGCCGGACCGATGCTGGCGTACACGCCAGGGGACAGGTGGCCAACTTTCGACTGGAAAAAGTGTGGAACAGCCAGGAGTTGAAGAACGCACTGAACGGAAATCTGTCTGACGATCTGCGTATATTGGACTGCACCGCTGTGCCTGATAGTTTTCATGCCCGGTTCAGCGCTGCTCGCCGACTTTATCGCTACTACTGTCGATTGGGAGAATCTGCTCTTGACAGAAGAATTTGCTGGTGCGTGCCGAAAAGTGTTGTAGTACATAAGTTGCGCCAGTGTGCAAGACTTCTCAACGGTGAAATCGATTTCACGTCATTTACAAAGTTTTCTTCCCAGCGGGATAACCGATGCTGTACCGTCTACCAATCTGGGTGGAATAAACGTGGGGATTTTGTAATTTTTACGATGGAAGCAAATAGATTCCTTCGTCACCTGATCAGGTATCTGGTTGGTACTATGGTAGAAGTAGCAAAAGGCGGGCTTACAGTGGACGATTTTGGCAAGACTTTAGAAGTCAAGGATCCTCAGGCGAAAGTCTGGAAGGCGCCCGCAGCCGGACTCTTCCTGGATAGAGTTTCCTATTAA
- a CDS encoding energy-coupling factor transporter transmembrane component T codes for MIDRPNPITLSLLLIIYLMLVFSVEAINQFILLSLVAIALMPILRIDTRSLYLRIRPFILYVPIMLLIYTVFSLLLTSDSLADVVVAALLSGIRVFLMVIVTAAVIEAVSSRRLLDALRTVCRQAAISGRVVEDTFQLMYLTFRFFPMLKEEVVAITHHETYLGLSPASGRFSRVKQIATHLPSLISNCLHRAENLGIAIESRRYGTVLPRGIANPVGFGWPDLFYLLLTAILVQGYLSLA; via the coding sequence ATGATTGATCGACCCAATCCTATAACACTTTCGCTGTTGCTGATCATCTATCTGATGCTTGTTTTCAGCGTAGAGGCAATTAATCAATTCATCTTGCTGTCGCTGGTGGCAATCGCTCTTATGCCGATTCTAAGAATTGACACCAGATCCCTCTATTTACGTATCCGTCCATTTATTCTGTACGTGCCGATAATGTTGCTGATTTACACGGTTTTCAGTCTTTTACTCACTTCTGATTCTCTGGCTGATGTGGTGGTAGCGGCACTTTTATCGGGTATTAGAGTTTTCCTCATGGTCATTGTTACGGCTGCTGTTATTGAGGCTGTTTCGTCGCGAAGACTCCTGGATGCCCTTAGAACAGTCTGCAGACAGGCGGCAATCAGCGGGAGAGTAGTGGAGGATACTTTTCAGCTCATGTATCTGACATTCCGGTTTTTCCCCATGCTGAAGGAAGAGGTGGTAGCAATAACCCATCACGAAACCTATTTGGGACTTTCTCCGGCCAGCGGAAGATTCAGCAGGGTCAAACAAATCGCAACTCACCTCCCTTCGCTGATTTCCAACTGCCTCCATCGGGCTGAGAATCTCGGTATAGCGATAGAGTCGAGGCGTTACGGGACTGTTTTGCCGCGGGGCATTGCCAACCCCGTCGGTTTTGGATGGCCCGATCTGTTCTATCTGCTCCTGACAGCTATTCTGGTGCAGGGATATCTCTCTCTTGCCTAA
- the lnt gene encoding apolipoprotein N-acyltransferase, translating to MIETILSASRWKLTLLSGILIGLAFPPLKLGFVAWFGLVPLLTVFSRSSPTEGMLFGYLAGVASNLIAVHWLTFNVGETLPVVFASMVAAVVYLSLFWSLIGFLVTLIHVRTGKGLLLAPFIWTAVDYAMNFGPLGFPWVSPATTQADYLPLIQMAEFTGIHGITFWLVLLNVLTFRICRFPARLRLQMGKGTLVLLVLPWLLGYGLIAKWRSATTDPQIRIALVQSNVGPHEKWDPERRNWVFDHLDLLYKVATETDPQLIVWPESATPTYLSKNQKRLRRVKKRVIESGIPLLTGSIDWGREAGERVSYNSAIMIDGGDSIATYHKIQLVPLAESSLFPKWVSFAEKLSLGNFTPGDRHTLFHLEDVPFATIICFESAFPRLVNKFVSAGARFLVVVVNDGWYGNTAEPYQHAALARIRAVEHRMAVARCANTGISAFYDASGQMTSRLEVGEEGIITAGISPRSVLTFYGRHGDLFTHSILVIFVLLGLWFWHREK from the coding sequence GTGATTGAGACAATCCTGTCAGCTTCACGGTGGAAGTTGACCCTCCTGTCCGGTATTCTGATTGGACTCGCTTTTCCACCTCTGAAACTGGGATTCGTTGCATGGTTTGGTCTCGTTCCACTTCTGACTGTTTTCAGTCGTTCCAGTCCGACAGAGGGGATGCTCTTCGGATATCTCGCCGGAGTGGCCAGCAATCTCATTGCAGTCCATTGGCTCACCTTCAATGTCGGTGAGACTCTCCCCGTCGTCTTCGCCTCCATGGTTGCCGCCGTTGTCTATCTCTCCCTGTTCTGGAGTTTGATCGGTTTCTTGGTCACCCTTATTCATGTTCGAACAGGTAAAGGATTGCTCCTGGCCCCGTTCATCTGGACAGCGGTGGACTACGCAATGAATTTCGGTCCGCTGGGATTTCCGTGGGTATCGCCGGCAACAACTCAGGCCGACTACCTACCACTGATACAGATGGCTGAATTCACAGGTATTCACGGCATCACATTCTGGCTGGTACTCCTTAATGTACTCACTTTTCGCATCTGCAGATTTCCGGCGCGATTACGATTGCAGATGGGTAAAGGTACACTAGTTCTCCTGGTGTTACCGTGGCTTCTGGGCTACGGGTTAATAGCGAAGTGGCGTTCGGCGACGACGGATCCTCAGATCAGGATTGCTTTAGTACAGTCAAATGTAGGTCCTCATGAGAAGTGGGATCCAGAGAGGAGGAACTGGGTGTTCGATCATCTCGATTTGCTCTATAAGGTGGCAACTGAAACGGATCCCCAGCTGATCGTCTGGCCGGAGAGCGCAACACCGACCTATCTGAGCAAGAACCAGAAGCGTCTCCGTAGAGTGAAGAAACGTGTGATTGAAAGCGGAATCCCGCTCCTGACCGGTTCAATCGACTGGGGAAGAGAGGCCGGGGAGAGAGTTTCCTATAACAGCGCAATCATGATTGACGGTGGCGATTCCATCGCTACTTATCATAAGATTCAACTGGTACCGCTGGCTGAGTCCTCTCTCTTTCCTAAATGGGTCTCCTTTGCGGAAAAATTGAGTTTGGGGAATTTTACACCCGGGGATCGCCATACTCTATTTCATCTTGAAGACGTTCCCTTTGCAACGATTATCTGTTTTGAATCGGCGTTTCCCCGTCTGGTGAATAAGTTCGTTTCAGCTGGGGCCAGATTTCTCGTTGTGGTGGTGAATGACGGGTGGTATGGAAATACGGCCGAGCCGTATCAGCATGCGGCGCTGGCAAGAATAAGAGCGGTGGAACACCGTATGGCTGTGGCCAGGTGCGCCAATACGGGCATTTCAGCTTTTTATGACGCTTCCGGTCAAATGACTTCGCGACTGGAGGTAGGAGAAGAAGGTATTATCACCGCTGGTATTTCACCCCGTTCGGTATTAACCTTTTACGGCAGGCACGGCGATCTGTTTACACACTCCATTCTTGTGATTTTTGTTCTGCTTGGATTATGGTTTTGGCATCGAGAAAAATAG
- the ruvX gene encoding Holliday junction resolvase RuvX: protein MGRILGIDYGSRRVGLALSDPSGTIASPLRAIKYQTIDDLIAQLKSLMGEYQINGIVVGFPIGMKGQKTEQTKAVELFIDILKDRFSVAVEIEDERLTSVEAVRSLQEQGFEPSREKGSVDATAAAIFLQAYLDRKSFRD from the coding sequence ATGGGAAGAATTCTCGGCATCGACTACGGTTCCCGACGGGTCGGGCTGGCACTGTCTGATCCCAGCGGCACCATCGCATCACCTCTGAGAGCAATCAAATATCAGACTATCGATGATTTGATAGCCCAACTCAAGTCACTGATGGGGGAATACCAGATCAACGGTATCGTGGTGGGATTTCCCATCGGCATGAAGGGTCAGAAAACGGAACAGACGAAAGCAGTTGAACTCTTCATCGATATCCTGAAAGACCGTTTTTCGGTCGCTGTCGAAATCGAAGACGAAAGGCTGACATCGGTGGAAGCGGTTCGATCACTGCAAGAGCAGGGATTTGAGCCGAGCCGGGAAAAAGGGTCTGTTGATGCAACCGCAGCGGCCATCTTCCTTCAAGCTTACCTGGATAGGAAATCATTTCGTGATTGA
- a CDS encoding HU family DNA-binding protein, translating to MEEQKSYTKKDISKRVASRLNMSVNQTHGVISEAFTVMREMMSEDRLNTRIEIRNFGTLTVKPARAKPRARNPRTNEEIYVPAHRKSHFRPGKLLKSVLHQPIDY from the coding sequence ATGGAAGAACAAAAAAGCTATACGAAGAAGGACATCTCGAAGAGAGTAGCATCCAGGCTCAATATGAGTGTAAATCAGACTCACGGTGTTATCAGTGAAGCGTTTACAGTAATGCGGGAGATGATGTCTGAAGATCGACTGAATACCCGGATTGAGATAAGGAACTTCGGGACTCTTACAGTGAAACCTGCACGCGCCAAACCGCGCGCTCGTAACCCTCGGACAAATGAAGAGATATACGTTCCGGCTCATAGAAAGTCTCATTTCCGACCGGGGAAATTGCTGAAGTCTGTTTTGCACCAACCGATAGACTATTAG